From the genome of Acidaminococcus sp.:
AGGATCCCCAAATCTAACATAACCTGGATTAAGAGATCTTCAGGGGTTCGGTCTTCTTTAATATTATTTTCAAATAGCCCTATCTGATCTTGTTTGATTGCGTCAGGTTGATAATAAACATCCTTCATGTTAGAAGAGTCCACTTTGAAACACCGGAACCCATAGTCAATGTCCGCTCCAGTTTCTTCCTTAATCTTCTTGCCCGCACGGCGAATACGTTCTTCGCCGATGTCGCATATAGTCTTGTAGCCAGCCTGATAAGCTGCTGATTTTGCATCTGTTATCTCAGGCAGTTGAACGAGAATAAATTTTCGTTTTCCTTTATCCTCAGCATTTTGTTGAAAAACAGCTTGAGCAGTCGTAGCAGAGCCTGAGAAAAAGTCCATAACATAAAAAGAATTATCATTAATAATATGAATCAAGTATTTCATCAGTTCCACAGGCTTTGGGAAATCAAAAGGTATCTTCAAACTATTGAGTTCCTTCGCTGCATGTCTGTTTTCATATTTTAGGATAAGGTCTGAAGGTAATTGGCCTGCTTCTAATCTTGAATTTAGCCATATTTTTGTATAAATATTCCAGTGTGCCTGGGTACCCGTAACATAGTCCAGAAGAGGCGTGGAAGAGCTCTTTACAAACACTATGTCATCATTTTTTAGTCCCTGTTCAAACGTTTTTTGATTCCATCTCCAGGGAAGCCCATTAGGAGTAATAACTTTTTCACCATCAGGGCACTCAATTGGATATGATGATCCACCATGTTTTAGTGAAGCTTGAAAAAAGCCCATTGTTCTGTAGCGTTCCCCCTTACGTGGACCAGTTTCTTGGACTTTGTTATATACCTTCTCTATAAGTTCCTGGCTCATATCAGCTTTGAAAGGCTTAGCAATTTCTGCATTTTTAGCGTACACAACTATGTAATCAATATTTTGAGTAAAAAACTTTCCTTGGTTGTTTCCTGTCTTCATTTGTCTAGAAACTACACCAGCTCTATTTGGTCTTCCAAAAATTTCATCACAAATTTTAAGCATATTATCTAATTCGCTTTGCCCAATGCTAATAAAAATTGCCCCGTCATCTGACATTAAATCCTTTGCTATCCTGATACGAGGATACAACATATTGAGCCAAGCCGTATGAAATCTGCCATTACTTTCAAAATTCTGTACCAGACGATTCCCCTGATTATCTATTTGCCCACTCTTATCTAAATAATCTGCTGCTTTCTGAGAAAAATCATCTTCATAGATAAAATCATTTCCCGTATTGTATGGCGGGTCGATATATATCATTTTCACTTTTCCCAAATATGTCTCTCTCAAAAGTTTTAGAGCATCCAGATTATCCCCCTCAATATAGATATTTTCCGAATCAATACCACCGGATGTTCCATCTTTTCCCACCGATTTTTCTCGATT
Proteins encoded in this window:
- a CDS encoding site-specific DNA-methyltransferase encodes the protein MDKLKMHTPDLAEKNYQKLVDLFPNAVTETIDENGNVIRAIDKDVLMQEINTQVVDGNQERYRFTWPDKRNAIILANQPIAKTLRLNREKSVGKDGTSGGIDSENIYIEGDNLDALKLLRETYLGKVKMIYIDPPYNTGNDFIYEDDFSQKAADYLDKSGQIDNQGNRLVQNFESNGRFHTAWLNMLYPRIRIAKDLMSDDGAIFISIGQSELDNMLKICDEIFGRPNRAGVVSRQMKTGNNQGKFFTQNIDYIVVYAKNAEIAKPFKADMSQELIEKVYNKVQETGPRKGERYRTMGFFQASLKHGGSSYPIECPDGEKVITPNGLPWRWNQKTFEQGLKNDDIVFVKSSSTPLLDYVTGTQAHWNIYTKIWLNSRLEAGQLPSDLILKYENRHAAKELNSLKIPFDFPKPVELMKYLIHIINDNSFYVMDFFSGSATTAQAVFQQNAEDKGKRKFILVQLPEITDAKSAAYQAGYKTICDIGEERIRRAGKKIKEETGADIDYGFRCFKVDSSNMKDVYYQPDAIKQDQIGLFENNIKEDRTPEDLLIQVMLDLGILLSSKIEEVVIGGKKVFSVDDGYLLACFDKNVTDETVTEIAKRHPFYAVFRDRSMENDSVLTNFEQIFATYSPETVRKVI